One part of the Anaerotruncus rubiinfantis genome encodes these proteins:
- a CDS encoding SpoIID/LytB domain-containing protein: MSGRADDIVAKVVMNEMGTGFNDEALKAQAVAAYTFIKQQNASGITPALGTKNPSSQVQNAVDEVIGEAVYYKNNLAFTPFYATSAGVTISSKDVWGGSYAYLVPVDSEIDEQARNYEYTVTMTADKVADRVEDVLGVDLWDFSDDPDDWFDIRSYTEGDRYVKEIKVGKKTTTGRVVREQVLGLRSAAFEIDYSDSTEKFTFTTYGYGHGVGMSQTGANLYANEEGWDYEEILTHYYPGCKVK; the protein is encoded by the coding sequence GTGAGCGGCAGGGCGGACGATATTGTGGCCAAGGTCGTCATGAACGAAATGGGGACAGGCTTCAATGATGAGGCGCTCAAAGCGCAGGCGGTCGCGGCTTACACTTTTATCAAGCAGCAGAACGCCAGCGGCATCACCCCGGCGCTCGGGACAAAAAACCCATCCAGCCAGGTGCAAAACGCCGTGGATGAGGTGATTGGGGAAGCGGTCTACTATAAGAACAACCTCGCGTTCACTCCGTTTTATGCGACCAGCGCAGGGGTGACGATCTCGTCGAAGGACGTGTGGGGCGGCAGCTACGCTTACCTGGTGCCGGTCGACAGCGAAATTGACGAGCAGGCCCGCAACTATGAATATACCGTCACAATGACGGCGGATAAGGTGGCCGACCGGGTGGAGGATGTGCTGGGGGTGGACCTGTGGGACTTCAGTGACGACCCGGACGACTGGTTTGATATCCGCAGTTATACCGAAGGCGACCGTTACGTCAAGGAAATCAAGGTCGGAAAAAAGACAACCACCGGACGGGTGGTGCGCGAGCAGGTGCTTGGCCTGCGTTCAGCCGCGTTCGAGATTGATTACAGTGACAGCACGGAAAAGTTCACCTTTACGACCTATGGTTACGGCCACGGCGTGGGAATGAGCCAGACCGGCGCAAATCTTTATGCCAATGAGGAGGGCTGGGATTACGAGGAAATCCTGACCCATTATTATCCCGGCTGTAAGGTGAAATAA
- a CDS encoding class B sortase, which translates to MNILKKLLRGIYYFCVGVKSSCCDFYEWYIDNRSIPGFLRNKVALIVMALVIVGAGWGLVAAIGSASSGERHQLPSSSQQSSSSTVSDSGESSASEPAASHEAPSDADSAVSDASSEAVPAPSESTPEAIDAMASATRYTPFTAEELTAALAERAKSYYEHPVFIPPAAGDIAGWKEVNPDVVGWISISNTNINYPLVIGQYTDYYTHRGYYKETSRNGVIWFDSDTRFDAQGNITSTNAVLYGHNWTNCWRPTRVGNPNDVMFAQLAAYDHADFTAQNPYIRIATLGGESLYQIFAVFYTDLSFGYNYAERPGNGMMNIINTAKAKSIHKLDVPVTASDKILTLSTCTRVMGAGDNQRFVVMAKKIS; encoded by the coding sequence ATGAACATATTGAAGAAACTTTTACGCGGCATTTATTATTTTTGTGTAGGGGTCAAATCCTCCTGCTGTGACTTTTACGAATGGTACATCGACAACCGAAGCATTCCTGGTTTCCTGCGCAACAAGGTGGCGCTCATCGTGATGGCCCTTGTGATCGTAGGTGCGGGATGGGGGCTTGTAGCGGCGATTGGCAGCGCTTCGAGCGGTGAACGGCATCAGCTGCCGTCCTCTTCCCAACAATCCTCTTCGTCCACAGTTTCCGACAGCGGGGAAAGCAGCGCTTCTGAACCCGCTGCGTCCCATGAAGCGCCGTCAGATGCGGATTCAGCCGTTTCGGACGCGTCCTCCGAAGCTGTTCCTGCGCCTTCCGAGAGCACACCCGAAGCAATCGACGCGATGGCCAGTGCTACCCGGTATACCCCATTCACCGCGGAGGAGCTGACCGCCGCGCTTGCCGAACGCGCAAAGAGTTATTATGAGCATCCGGTATTTATCCCGCCGGCAGCGGGCGATATCGCGGGCTGGAAAGAAGTTAACCCGGATGTGGTCGGCTGGATTTCCATCTCGAACACCAACATCAACTACCCGCTGGTCATTGGCCAGTACACCGACTATTATACCCACCGCGGCTATTATAAGGAAACCAGCCGCAACGGCGTCATCTGGTTCGATTCGGACACCCGTTTTGACGCGCAGGGCAATATCACCTCGACCAACGCGGTGCTTTACGGGCATAACTGGACCAACTGCTGGCGGCCCACCCGGGTCGGCAATCCGAACGATGTGATGTTCGCGCAGCTGGCCGCTTACGACCACGCCGACTTCACCGCCCAGAACCCGTATATCCGGATTGCGACGCTCGGAGGGGAAAGCCTCTATCAGATTTTTGCAGTCTTCTATACCGATCTGAGTTTTGGATACAACTATGCGGAACGTCCTGGCAACGGCATGATGAACATCATCAACACCGCGAAGGCCAAGAGCATCCACAAGCTGGATGTTCCGGTAACCGCATCGGATAAGATTCTGACCCTGTCGACCTGCACACGCGTAATGGGCGCGGGCGACAACCAACGCTTCGTGGTTATGGCCAAGAAGATTTCCTAG
- a CDS encoding serine acetyltransferase, with product MLKEMIFGLLRPFLTFYAILRYKNIWGLKQYLQTHPGKLMKLTYLHYFMRRGSFVGLSSEIAGTPCFPHGIQGIFISNSAKLGRDVVIFQQVTIGSNTLPDSKNPGAPVIGDNVYIGAGAKIIGGIRVGDNCRIGANAVVYTDMPANSVAVCAPTRILQKENLDNTYITRLDGEEYYFRGGRMHRSEKAE from the coding sequence TTGCTGAAAGAGATGATTTTTGGGCTGCTGCGCCCGTTTTTAACCTTTTATGCCATACTGCGTTACAAAAATATCTGGGGACTCAAACAGTATCTGCAAACCCATCCAGGTAAGCTCATGAAGCTCACCTACCTGCATTACTTTATGCGGCGCGGCAGCTTTGTAGGCCTTTCGAGTGAAATTGCGGGAACACCGTGTTTCCCGCATGGAATTCAGGGCATCTTCATTTCCAATTCCGCAAAACTGGGCAGGGATGTGGTGATCTTCCAGCAGGTGACGATCGGCTCGAATACCCTGCCGGACAGCAAGAACCCCGGCGCGCCGGTGATCGGGGACAATGTCTATATCGGCGCGGGCGCCAAGATCATCGGCGGCATCAGGGTGGGGGACAACTGCCGGATCGGTGCGAACGCGGTGGTTTATACGGATATGCCCGCCAATTCGGTCGCGGTCTGTGCGCCGACCCGGATCCTGCAAAAGGAAAATCTGGACAACACCTACATCACCCGGCTGGACGGGGAGGAATATTATTTTCGCGGCGGCCGGATGCACCGGAGTGAAAAAGCGGAATAA
- a CDS encoding helix-turn-helix domain-containing protein translates to MTIDYNLMGRRIAEIRKKRGLTQEKLAEMADLTNNFISHIETCRSIPSLETIVKLCDALSVTPDEILLGTGTASPEYLSSDIIQKLETCSPSERRLVNGFIDLLLSQRNAK, encoded by the coding sequence TTGACGATCGATTACAATCTGATGGGCAGGCGCATCGCAGAAATCCGAAAAAAGCGCGGCCTTACCCAAGAAAAACTTGCGGAAATGGCCGACCTGACCAACAACTTCATTTCCCATATCGAAACCTGCCGTTCAATCCCAAGCCTTGAAACCATCGTCAAGCTTTGTGACGCGCTTTCGGTCACGCCGGATGAGATCCTGCTTGGAACCGGCACCGCCAGCCCGGAATATCTGAGCAGCGACATCATCCAGAAACTCGAAACCTGTTCGCCTTCCGAACGGCGGCTGGTCAACGGTTTCATCGACCTGCTGCTTTCCCAGCGAAACGCAAAATGA
- a CDS encoding TSUP family transporter: protein MSWLLIGVVSLASGLLGSLGMGAGTVLLLYLRVYGGYDQFAAQGINLIFFLPIAVLSLILHAKNKLVSWKAAGLSIAAGLPMVFAGVWIGNFLGTEWLSKLFAVLLFFVGVREVLQKDPDKAKKKENHGQKRIKRKVWHGINAIPPVQNNTGGVNHIMNDSYNPKSKFSKFMAGKGFYIALAICVVGAGTAAWVAVDKTISRIDDSNSQIIEQQAPAASKEPAYGFPDLEEAGKAQNDVKVPSSSSSSATASSSSQAASSEEQKQSEEVAAQPAPQPSSYVLPISGEIFAPYSNGELVKNVTLKEWRTHDGIDIKSDKGTQVKAASDGKVSAVRDDPLWGMTIEILHEDGVTSVYCGLAKDVTVKQGDKVKVGQAIGVIGDIPCEISLDPHLHFAMKSDGKWVDPLKAMGKVVE from the coding sequence ATGAGCTGGCTGCTTATTGGGGTGGTCTCGCTGGCAAGCGGGCTGCTCGGTTCGCTCGGCATGGGCGCCGGGACCGTCCTGCTGCTCTACCTGCGAGTCTATGGTGGTTACGACCAGTTCGCCGCGCAGGGGATCAACCTGATCTTCTTTCTGCCCATTGCGGTGCTGTCGCTTATCCTGCACGCGAAAAACAAGCTCGTCAGCTGGAAGGCTGCGGGGCTCTCGATCGCGGCCGGGCTTCCGATGGTATTCGCGGGGGTCTGGATTGGAAACTTCCTCGGAACCGAGTGGCTCTCCAAGCTGTTCGCCGTCCTGCTGTTTTTTGTGGGGGTAAGGGAGGTTTTGCAGAAGGACCCGGACAAGGCAAAGAAAAAGGAAAATCATGGACAAAAAAGGATCAAAAGAAAAGTTTGGCATGGTATAAACGCAATCCCGCCCGTTCAAAATAATACCGGAGGTGTTAACCACATTATGAATGATTCCTATAATCCAAAAAGCAAATTCAGTAAATTTATGGCTGGCAAAGGCTTTTACATCGCCCTTGCAATCTGCGTTGTGGGTGCCGGCACCGCAGCGTGGGTCGCTGTTGACAAGACCATTTCCCGAATCGACGACAGCAACAGCCAGATCATCGAACAACAGGCCCCGGCTGCTTCCAAGGAGCCCGCATATGGTTTCCCCGATTTAGAGGAGGCCGGAAAAGCACAAAACGACGTGAAAGTGCCGTCCAGCTCGTCCTCCTCTGCTACAGCATCTTCGTCCTCGCAGGCAGCATCCTCCGAGGAGCAAAAGCAATCCGAAGAGGTCGCCGCGCAGCCGGCGCCGCAGCCCTCCTCCTACGTTCTGCCGATCTCTGGAGAGATCTTCGCACCGTACAGCAACGGTGAGCTTGTGAAAAACGTCACTCTGAAGGAATGGCGCACCCACGACGGCATCGACATCAAGTCGGACAAAGGCACCCAGGTCAAAGCCGCCAGTGACGGCAAGGTTTCCGCTGTGCGCGACGATCCGCTCTGGGGCATGACCATTGAAATCCTGCATGAGGACGGCGTCACCTCTGTTTACTGCGGACTTGCAAAAGATGTCACTGTAAAACAGGGAGACAAAGTCAAGGTTGGACAAGCCATCGGCGTAATCGGTGATATCCCATGCGAAATTTCCCTCGATCCGCATCTGCATTTCGCCATGAAGTCGGATGGAAAATGGGTCGATCCGCTCAAAGCCATGGGCAAGGTCGTTGAATAA
- a CDS encoding sulfite exporter TauE/SafE family protein, whose protein sequence is MLVPCSVFFCCKNAAESSTANFSAKGVFPLKKCKFLLTGAVAGLLNGLFGAGGGMVVVPMLHKDGLPAEKSHATSIAVILPLSAVSSMLYLSFGHMDLMSAAQFLPLGLLGAGIGAWLLPKIKTVWLHRVFGGIVLYSAVRLLFQ, encoded by the coding sequence ATGCTAGTTCCATGCAGCGTCTTTTTTTGTTGCAAAAATGCTGCTGAGAGTTCTACCGCCAACTTTTCCGCAAAAGGAGTGTTCCCCCTGAAGAAGTGCAAATTCCTCCTGACCGGCGCGGTCGCCGGGCTTTTAAACGGCCTGTTTGGCGCGGGCGGCGGCATGGTCGTCGTCCCGATGCTGCACAAGGACGGCCTGCCTGCTGAAAAGTCCCACGCCACTTCGATCGCGGTGATCCTGCCGCTTTCGGCCGTGAGCAGCATGCTCTACCTTTCGTTCGGCCACATGGATCTCATGAGCGCCGCACAGTTTCTGCCGCTCGGGCTTCTGGGCGCTGGAATCGGCGCCTGGCTGCTGCCGAAGATCAAAACGGTCTGGCTGCACCGGGTGTTTGGGGGAATCGTGCTCTATTCGGCCGTACGGCTGCTTTTCCAATGA
- the upp gene encoding uracil phosphoribosyltransferase, whose protein sequence is MANKPFIMDHPLIQHKVTLLRDKNTGSKEFRELINEVAMLMCYEATRDLPTKTVEIETPICIAKANVISGRKIAFVPILRAGLGMVDGLLQLVPAAKVGHIGMYRDHDTCEPVEYYCKLPADIEERDIIVLDPMLATGGSAIDAIDQLKAHGCKNIKFMCIIAAPEGIEALTAKHPDVQIYCGALDEKLNENKYIVPGLGDAGDRIFGTK, encoded by the coding sequence ATGGCAAACAAACCGTTTATTATGGATCATCCGCTGATCCAGCACAAGGTCACCCTCCTGCGCGACAAGAACACCGGCTCCAAAGAGTTCCGCGAGCTGATCAACGAAGTCGCGATGCTCATGTGCTATGAAGCTACCCGTGACCTGCCGACCAAGACGGTCGAGATCGAGACCCCGATCTGCATTGCAAAGGCAAATGTCATCTCCGGGCGCAAAATTGCGTTTGTTCCGATCCTGCGTGCGGGGCTCGGTATGGTGGACGGCCTGTTACAGCTCGTCCCCGCTGCGAAGGTTGGCCACATCGGCATGTACCGCGACCATGACACCTGCGAGCCGGTTGAATATTACTGCAAGCTGCCTGCCGATATCGAAGAGCGGGATATCATCGTGCTCGATCCGATGCTCGCAACCGGCGGTTCCGCGATTGACGCGATCGACCAGCTCAAGGCCCACGGCTGCAAAAACATCAAATTCATGTGCATCATCGCCGCGCCGGAAGGCATCGAAGCGCTTACGGCAAAGCACCCGGATGTGCAGATCTACTGCGGTGCGCTGGATGAAAAACTCAACGAAAACAAATACATCGTGCCCGGCCTGGGCGACGCCGGCGACCGGATTTTCGGCACCAAATAA
- the rpiB gene encoding ribose 5-phosphate isomerase B: METMIALAADHGGFALKEEVRRWLDEQKIAYKDFGTYSEASCDYSDMALPACDAVVSGECEKALLFCGTGIGISMAANKVKGIRAACCSDYFSAKYTRAHNDANALCMGGRVVGAGLAIELVDVFLHTPFEGGRHQRRIDKLTVIENR; this comes from the coding sequence ATGGAGACAATGATAGCTTTGGCTGCCGATCACGGCGGATTTGCCCTCAAGGAGGAGGTCCGGCGCTGGCTGGATGAGCAGAAGATCGCTTATAAGGACTTTGGCACCTACAGCGAAGCTTCCTGTGACTATTCGGATATGGCCCTTCCCGCATGCGATGCGGTTGTTTCCGGCGAATGTGAAAAGGCGCTGCTCTTCTGCGGCACCGGCATCGGCATTTCGATGGCCGCCAACAAGGTGAAAGGTATCCGCGCGGCCTGCTGTTCGGATTATTTCAGCGCAAAATATACCCGCGCCCACAATGACGCCAACGCCCTGTGTATGGGCGGTCGTGTGGTCGGGGCGGGGCTTGCCATCGAACTGGTCGACGTATTTTTACATACTCCATTTGAAGGCGGCCGCCATCAGCGCCGCATTGATAAACTGACTGTGATCGAGAACCGATAA
- the tsaB gene encoding tRNA (adenosine(37)-N6)-threonylcarbamoyltransferase complex dimerization subunit type 1 TsaB, whose translation MKILALDTSSQSASCAILEDDKLLGEFYGNVNLTHSQTIMPMVESLLTQTRVALSEIGLFAVTEGPGSFTGLRIGLSAVKGMAHALEKPCAGVSTLEALAWNLCGPDCVVAPVLDARCSQVYTALFRWKDGVLIRLAPDEAITIKELSTRLKNLGTCVLLVGDGAKMCYTILKDELPGLGLVSPAARFTRAASVALAAQRIAASGASRAADCRAGRHGRAGCAGPRLPAFAAGGTGTAGKTKECLKLQIGLGDGDNDSFGCRSRRICPQGGGPALAG comes from the coding sequence TTGAAAATCCTTGCGCTGGACACCTCATCCCAGTCGGCAAGCTGCGCCATCCTGGAGGACGACAAGCTGCTCGGGGAATTTTACGGGAATGTAAACCTCACCCATTCCCAGACGATCATGCCGATGGTCGAGAGCCTGCTTACGCAGACCCGCGTTGCGCTTTCAGAAATCGGCCTCTTTGCCGTCACCGAAGGGCCGGGCTCCTTCACCGGGCTGCGCATCGGGCTTTCCGCGGTCAAGGGCATGGCACACGCGCTGGAAAAGCCCTGTGCCGGCGTTTCGACGCTGGAGGCGCTCGCATGGAACCTCTGCGGGCCGGACTGCGTGGTCGCGCCGGTGCTCGACGCGCGCTGCTCGCAGGTTTATACCGCGCTCTTCCGCTGGAAGGACGGCGTGCTCATCCGCCTTGCGCCCGATGAGGCGATCACCATTAAAGAGCTTTCCACGCGGCTGAAAAATCTCGGAACTTGTGTTTTGCTGGTTGGAGACGGCGCAAAAATGTGCTATACTATTCTCAAAGACGAGTTGCCCGGACTGGGGCTCGTTTCGCCCGCAGCGCGCTTCACGCGCGCCGCTTCAGTGGCGCTAGCCGCGCAGCGGATTGCCGCGAGTGGCGCTAGCCGCGCAGCGGATTGCCGCGCGGGGCGGCACGGTCGCGCCGGATGCGCTGGCCCCCGCCTACCTGCGTTTGCCGCAGGCGGAACGGGAACTGCTGGCAAAACAAAAGAATGCTTAAAACTGCAGATTGGATTAGGAGATGGAGACAATGATAGCTTTGGCTGCCGATCACGGCGGATTTGCCCTCAAGGAGGAGGTCCGGCGCTGGCTGGATGA
- the tsaE gene encoding tRNA (adenosine(37)-N6)-threonylcarbamoyltransferase complex ATPase subunit type 1 TsaE, which translates to MITFTSHSTAETEQFAAGFAAELRPGDVVACRGGMGMGKTAFARGLARGLGLVDDVSSPTFALVHEYTNGNIPLYHFDMYRVSGFDELYSTGFFDYLDQGGVLFIEWSENIESALPPGTIALTLARIDDNTREITIEGERF; encoded by the coding sequence TTGATCACCTTCACCAGCCATTCCACCGCTGAAACCGAACAATTCGCGGCCGGTTTTGCCGCCGAGCTGCGCCCGGGCGACGTCGTCGCCTGCCGGGGCGGCATGGGCATGGGCAAAACCGCCTTTGCACGCGGACTGGCTCGCGGACTGGGGCTTGTGGACGACGTGTCCAGCCCCACTTTTGCTTTGGTTCACGAATATACAAATGGTAATATTCCGCTTTATCATTTCGATATGTATCGTGTCTCCGGCTTCGACGAGCTCTACTCCACTGGATTTTTCGATTATCTCGACCAGGGCGGCGTGCTTTTCATCGAATGGAGCGAAAACATTGAATCGGCGCTGCCGCCCGGGACGATCGCGCTGACCCTTGCGCGGATCGACGACAACACCCGGGAAATCACCATCGAGGGGGAACGGTTTTGA
- a CDS encoding formate--tetrahydrofolate ligase gives MKSDIEIAQSAKMLPVSEIAGRLGILPDELEPYGRYKAKLAESIYSRLADKPDGKLVLVTAINPTPAGEGKTTTTVGLGQAMQKLGKKAIIALREPSLGPVFGIKGGAAGGGYAQVVPMEDINLHFTGDMHAITSANNLLCALLDNHMQQGNSLGIDQRRILVKRCLDMNDRALRNVIVGLGGKVNGVPREDGFMITVASEVMAILCLASDLEDLKKRLGNILVAYTYSNEPVYARDLQAQGAMAALLKDALKPNLVQTLENTPALMHGGPFANIAHGCNSIRATKLALKLADYTITEAGFGSDLGAEKFLDIKCRFAGIAPSAIVLVATMRALKYNGGVPKSQVSEPNVEALKKGLVNLEAHVENMQKYGVPVVVAINRFGTDTDEEIAVLSDFCAKTGCRFALSEVFAKGGEGGVALAKAVIDACEDPANFHTLYDTALPVKAKIETICKEIYGADGVNYSAAAEKMIAEIDKLGCADLPVCMAKTQYSLSDDPAKLGRPKGFTINVKEIRLSAGAGFIVALTGDIMTMPGLPKAPAAFGIDVDADGHISGLF, from the coding sequence ATGAAGAGCGATATCGAAATTGCACAAAGCGCCAAAATGCTGCCGGTCAGTGAAATTGCCGGGCGGCTCGGAATCCTTCCGGACGAGTTGGAGCCATACGGCCGCTACAAAGCGAAGCTCGCAGAATCCATCTATTCCCGCCTGGCGGACAAGCCGGACGGCAAGCTGGTGCTTGTGACCGCAATCAATCCCACTCCGGCAGGCGAGGGCAAAACCACCACCACCGTGGGCCTTGGCCAGGCGATGCAGAAGCTCGGCAAAAAGGCAATTATCGCGCTGCGCGAACCGTCGCTCGGGCCGGTATTCGGCATCAAAGGCGGCGCGGCGGGCGGCGGCTATGCACAGGTTGTGCCGATGGAGGACATCAACCTGCATTTTACCGGTGACATGCACGCGATCACCTCGGCCAACAACCTGCTCTGCGCACTGCTTGACAACCATATGCAGCAGGGCAACTCGCTCGGAATTGACCAGCGCCGGATTCTGGTCAAACGGTGCCTCGATATGAACGACCGTGCACTGCGCAACGTCATCGTCGGTCTTGGCGGCAAAGTCAACGGCGTGCCGCGGGAGGACGGCTTCATGATCACGGTCGCTTCCGAAGTCATGGCGATCCTCTGTCTGGCATCCGATCTCGAAGATTTGAAAAAACGTTTAGGAAATATTCTTGTTGCTTATACTTATAGTAATGAACCAGTCTACGCCCGTGACCTGCAGGCACAGGGCGCGATGGCAGCCCTGCTCAAAGACGCGCTCAAACCGAACCTGGTGCAGACGCTCGAAAATACGCCGGCCCTGATGCACGGCGGCCCGTTTGCAAACATCGCGCACGGATGCAACTCAATTCGGGCGACCAAACTGGCGCTCAAGCTGGCTGACTACACGATCACCGAGGCGGGTTTCGGTTCCGACCTCGGCGCTGAGAAGTTCCTCGACATCAAATGCCGCTTCGCGGGCATCGCGCCAAGTGCGATCGTACTGGTCGCCACGATGCGTGCGCTCAAATATAACGGCGGCGTGCCGAAATCCCAGGTTTCCGAGCCAAACGTGGAAGCGCTCAAAAAAGGGCTTGTGAACCTGGAAGCACACGTTGAGAACATGCAGAAATACGGCGTGCCGGTCGTGGTCGCCATCAACCGCTTCGGGACCGATACGGATGAGGAGATCGCGGTGCTGTCCGATTTCTGCGCCAAGACCGGCTGCCGGTTCGCGCTGTCCGAAGTGTTCGCGAAGGGCGGCGAAGGCGGTGTCGCGCTCGCGAAAGCGGTGATCGACGCCTGCGAAGACCCGGCCAACTTCCACACCCTTTATGACACGGCGCTGCCGGTCAAGGCGAAGATCGAGACGATCTGCAAGGAAATCTACGGCGCGGACGGGGTGAATTACTCCGCCGCCGCGGAAAAGATGATTGCGGAAATTGATAAACTCGGCTGCGCGGACCTGCCGGTCTGCATGGCCAAGACCCAGTATTCCCTCTCGGACGACCCGGCGAAGCTCGGCCGCCCGAAGGGCTTCACCATCAACGTCAAGGAGATCCGGCTCTCGGCCGGCGCGGGCTTCATTGTGGCGCTCACCGGCGACATCATGACCATGCCGGGCCTGCCGAAAGCACCCGCCGCCTTCGGCATCGACGTCGACGCGGACGGGCACATCTCCGGTCTATTCTAA
- a CDS encoding FtsW/RodA/SpoVE family cell cycle protein, with translation MKKFFRSIASYIRQTDKWLWFLCLSLSAFSVVLICGIAYSGLVDIGLRKILVQIGATGLGGIAAIILSKLDYHEMARLWKLHAPLAYLLVILTFFFGVGAELRPDDKSWFVLPGGFTFQPTEILKISFIITLAYHLHILREQLNRPHNILAVCAHGAAPILLVHLQGDDGTALVFAVIFAGMVFAAGINWKYIAGAIAAAIAAFPFIWFFILSDFQRQRFLILLQPHAADPQGDYYQQYWANLAIGSGKVWGKGIFSGSHRYVPEMHNDFIFSFIGESLGFVGSLAVVLVITLLCVRVLSDAQMAQDLQGKLICVGVFSMISFQVVVNIGMCLSLLPVIGITLPFLSSGGSSVLASYMGIGLVLSVYMHTLKNLFSK, from the coding sequence ATGAAAAAATTCTTTCGTTCCATTGCCTCATATATCCGGCAGACCGATAAATGGCTCTGGTTTTTGTGCCTTTCCCTTTCCGCTTTCAGCGTCGTGCTCATCTGTGGGATCGCCTATTCCGGGCTGGTCGACATCGGCCTGCGCAAAATACTCGTCCAGATCGGCGCCACCGGCCTGGGCGGCATTGCCGCGATCATCCTTTCCAAGCTCGACTATCACGAGATGGCCCGCCTGTGGAAACTGCACGCGCCGCTCGCCTATCTGCTGGTGATCCTGACCTTCTTTTTTGGGGTCGGAGCCGAGCTGCGCCCGGACGACAAATCCTGGTTTGTGCTGCCCGGCGGCTTTACCTTCCAGCCAACCGAAATTCTCAAGATCTCTTTTATCATCACTCTTGCCTACCATCTGCATATCCTGCGCGAGCAGTTGAACCGCCCGCACAACATCCTCGCCGTCTGCGCGCACGGCGCTGCGCCGATTTTGCTCGTCCATCTCCAGGGGGATGACGGCACCGCGCTGGTGTTTGCCGTGATCTTTGCCGGGATGGTCTTTGCCGCGGGGATTAACTGGAAATATATTGCCGGTGCAATCGCCGCGGCGATTGCCGCCTTTCCTTTTATTTGGTTCTTTATCCTCAGCGATTTCCAGAGGCAGCGGTTTTTGATCCTTTTGCAGCCGCATGCCGCCGACCCGCAGGGGGATTACTACCAGCAGTACTGGGCCAATCTTGCGATCGGTTCCGGCAAGGTCTGGGGCAAGGGGATTTTTTCCGGCAGCCACCGGTATGTTCCGGAAATGCATAATGACTTTATCTTTTCATTTATCGGGGAGTCGCTTGGGTTTGTCGGCAGCCTTGCCGTGGTGTTGGTGATCACGCTGCTCTGCGTCCGGGTCCTTTCGGACGCGCAGATGGCGCAGGACCTTCAGGGCAAGCTCATCTGCGTGGGGGTCTTTTCAATGATCTCCTTCCAGGTGGTCGTCAACATCGGCATGTGCCTCTCGCTGCTCCCGGTCATCGGCATCACGTTGCCGTTTCTCTCGTCGGGCGGTTCGTCCGTGCTCGCCTCCTATATGGGCATCGGGCTGGTGCTGTCGGTCTATATGCACACATTAAAGAATCTATTCAGTAAATAG